A single Calidifontibacter indicus DNA region contains:
- a CDS encoding ROK family glucokinase has product MSNDLAIGIDIGGTKVAGGVVDGEGRVIARARRDTPHRSTAPHVVEDVIVDAVKELLAAAPSRPVAIGIGAAGFVSSDRATVVFAPHLSWRHEPLREALRQRIDLPVFVDNDANASCWAEWRFGAVRQESHVVMVNLGTGIGGAILTDGQMQRGRFGIAGEFGHMQVVPDGHRCECGNRGCWEQYASGNALVREARSMIAANSPMAADMAAMVDGDPTKLTGPMITEAAQGGDSTAEELLAEIGTWLGVGLANLANAFDPGAFVIGGGVSAAGPMLLDPAKASFRRHLSGRGYRPEARIVKAQLSNEAGLVGAADLARTEVEQAGGAQ; this is encoded by the coding sequence ATGAGCAACGACCTCGCGATCGGCATCGACATCGGCGGCACGAAGGTGGCCGGAGGTGTCGTCGACGGGGAAGGCCGGGTCATCGCCCGTGCCCGCCGCGACACACCGCACCGGTCGACCGCCCCGCACGTCGTCGAGGACGTCATCGTCGACGCCGTCAAGGAGTTGCTGGCCGCCGCGCCCAGCCGTCCGGTGGCCATCGGCATCGGCGCCGCCGGATTCGTGTCGTCCGACCGGGCGACCGTTGTCTTCGCCCCGCACCTGTCATGGCGGCACGAACCGCTGCGCGAGGCCCTGCGCCAACGCATCGACCTGCCGGTGTTCGTCGACAACGACGCGAATGCGTCGTGCTGGGCGGAGTGGCGCTTCGGTGCGGTGCGGCAGGAGTCGCACGTGGTGATGGTCAACCTCGGCACCGGCATCGGCGGCGCGATCCTCACCGACGGGCAGATGCAGCGCGGACGGTTCGGAATTGCCGGGGAGTTCGGGCACATGCAGGTGGTGCCGGACGGGCACCGCTGCGAGTGCGGAAACCGTGGTTGTTGGGAGCAGTACGCGAGCGGCAATGCGCTGGTGCGCGAAGCGCGTTCGATGATCGCAGCCAACTCCCCGATGGCCGCCGACATGGCCGCCATGGTCGACGGTGACCCGACGAAGTTGACCGGACCGATGATCACCGAGGCGGCCCAGGGCGGCGATTCGACCGCCGAGGAACTCCTCGCCGAGATCGGCACCTGGCTCGGGGTCGGCCTGGCGAACCTGGCCAACGCCTTCGACCCCGGGGCCTTCGTCATCGGCGGGGGAGTCAGCGCGGCCGGCCCGATGCTGCTCGACCCGGCGAAGGCGTCGTTCCGGCGCCACCTCTCCGGACGCGGTTACCGCCCCGAAGCGCGCATCGTGAAGGCCCAACTGAGCAACGAGGCCGGTCTGGTCGGCGCCGCCGATCTGGCCCGCACCGAGGTCGAGCAGGCAGGTGGAGCGCAGTGA
- a CDS encoding ROK family glucokinase → MTPVNPTIGIDIGGTKIAGGLIAPDGEILRRARRESPAQDVDRLADSVADLITELSDGVEVERAGVACAGYIDKAGTTVLFSPNLAWRDEPLKERLEQRVSVTVTIENDANAAAYGEFKHGAGIGVDDMMMLTIGTGVGGAVIIGGRLFRGSYGIAAEVGHMRVVPDGIRCGCGNRGCLESYGSGTALVREARALVAGASPYGATLRERCGGNADRLEGKHVTQAAEDGDPAAVELLADLGRWIGEGAASMAAIVDPARFVVGGGVADAGDLLLEPIREGYARQLTGRGHRPVATFEAARLGNDAGMVGAAALVRTEQR, encoded by the coding sequence ATGACCCCCGTGAATCCCACCATCGGTATCGACATCGGCGGCACGAAGATCGCGGGCGGACTCATCGCACCCGACGGGGAGATCCTGCGTCGCGCCCGGCGTGAGTCGCCCGCCCAGGACGTCGACCGTCTCGCCGACTCGGTCGCCGACCTGATCACCGAACTGTCGGACGGTGTCGAGGTCGAGCGGGCCGGCGTCGCCTGCGCCGGTTACATCGACAAGGCGGGCACCACCGTGTTGTTCTCGCCCAACCTGGCCTGGCGTGACGAACCTCTGAAGGAGCGTCTGGAGCAACGGGTCTCGGTCACCGTCACGATCGAGAACGATGCGAACGCCGCGGCCTACGGCGAGTTCAAGCACGGCGCCGGCATCGGCGTCGACGACATGATGATGCTGACGATCGGCACCGGCGTCGGTGGCGCGGTCATCATCGGCGGACGGCTGTTCCGCGGGTCGTACGGCATCGCGGCCGAGGTGGGGCACATGCGGGTCGTGCCCGACGGCATCCGCTGCGGGTGCGGCAATCGCGGCTGCCTGGAGAGTTACGGCAGCGGCACCGCCCTGGTGCGTGAGGCCCGGGCGCTGGTCGCCGGGGCGTCGCCGTACGGTGCGACGCTGCGCGAGCGTTGCGGCGGCAACGCCGACCGGCTCGAGGGCAAGCACGTCACCCAGGCCGCCGAGGACGGCGACCCCGCGGCCGTCGAACTGCTCGCCGATCTCGGACGGTGGATCGGTGAGGGAGCCGCGTCGATGGCGGCCATCGTCGACCCGGCCCGGTTCGTCGTCGGCGGGGGCGTTGCCGACGCCGGCGACCTGCTGCTCGAGCCCATCCGGGAGGGTTACGCGCGCCAACTGACCGGGCGCGGACACCGTCCGGTCGCGACCTTCGAGGCGGCCCGACTCGGCAACGACGCCGGCATGGTCGGCGCCGCGGCACTGGTGCGAACGGAGCAGCGATGA
- a CDS encoding ArsA family ATPase: MIPRLLLVGGPGGSGSSTWAARLADSWAEQGHRVAVTAVDPVFGAHRLVTHKGSALVRHHPQLPAALQSAARSWRFDPFVAQELLHRLDGAAVLWQLPELLDRFDRVVVDAGATLGRLLLTAHALPWALDEAGPLHGGWLRATRPVTALAMGGAAIGKAGGEQLAAVTRRAEELSQVVISGETAVVLSSGAPAEKVRHAAAAVSLAQARLGATVGAASDERLDGAPHAPHLPHWVDLPTGWDTDLADPDRDVEIRGGARGDEVLWRIPLPFNSFEEIDLEQSAARLVIGAHGHRRTFVLPSLLSRYVADRANLRHGILEVTFRPENA, encoded by the coding sequence GTGATCCCACGGTTGTTGCTGGTCGGTGGGCCGGGTGGTTCCGGGTCGTCGACGTGGGCCGCCAGGCTCGCCGATTCCTGGGCAGAACAAGGCCACCGGGTCGCAGTCACCGCCGTCGATCCGGTGTTCGGGGCGCACCGGCTGGTCACCCATAAGGGGTCGGCCCTGGTGCGGCACCACCCGCAGTTGCCGGCGGCGCTGCAGTCCGCGGCCAGGTCGTGGCGGTTCGATCCGTTCGTCGCGCAGGAACTACTGCATCGCCTCGACGGGGCGGCCGTGCTCTGGCAGTTGCCGGAACTTCTCGACCGGTTCGACCGGGTCGTCGTCGACGCCGGGGCCACCCTCGGCCGGCTGCTGCTGACCGCGCACGCCCTGCCCTGGGCCCTCGACGAGGCCGGACCGTTGCACGGCGGTTGGTTGCGGGCGACCCGTCCGGTCACCGCGCTCGCGATGGGCGGAGCCGCCATCGGCAAGGCGGGCGGGGAGCAGCTTGCCGCGGTCACCCGACGCGCGGAAGAACTCTCCCAGGTGGTGATCTCGGGGGAGACGGCTGTGGTTCTTTCGTCCGGGGCACCGGCGGAGAAGGTGCGGCACGCGGCGGCCGCGGTGTCGCTGGCCCAAGCCCGGCTGGGTGCGACGGTCGGCGCCGCCAGCGACGAACGCCTCGACGGGGCACCGCACGCCCCGCACCTGCCGCACTGGGTCGACCTGCCGACCGGGTGGGACACCGACCTCGCCGACCCCGACCGTGACGTCGAGATCAGGGGAGGGGCTCGCGGCGACGAAGTGCTGTGGCGGATCCCCTTGCCGTTCAACAGTTTTGAGGAGATCGACTTGGAGCAGTCTGCCGCGCGGCTGGTGATCGGTGCGCACGGGCATCGGCGCACCTTCGTGCTTCCCTCCTTGTTGTCGCGGTACGTCGCCGATCGGGCCAACCTGCGACACGGCATCCTTGAAGTGACCTTCCGGCCAGAGAACGCGTAG
- a CDS encoding lysophospholipid acyltransferase family protein — MLYWFLKRVVVGPILNLLFRPWVDGEQNIPEKGAAIFASNHLSFSDSFFLPLVVPRRMTFVAKADYFTGTGMKGRLTAAFFRGVGQIPIDRSGGAASSGALQSGLSVLRKGEFFGIYPEGTRSPDGRLYKGKTGVARLALEAKVPVIPVAMIDTDKAQPTGKVLPKIMRIGIRVGKPLDFSRYEGMQDDRFVLRSITDEIMYELMLLSGQEYVDVYASTVKDRIAARAKEIGGTAVAVGSGAAQAIGQRVARKSGEDEKSADGAEPDSDEASVADDVTGPVTDIVTDTAKAPGAGA, encoded by the coding sequence GTGCTCTACTGGTTTTTGAAGCGGGTCGTCGTCGGCCCGATTCTCAATCTGCTGTTCCGTCCGTGGGTGGACGGTGAGCAGAACATTCCTGAGAAGGGCGCGGCGATCTTCGCCAGCAACCACCTGTCGTTCTCCGACTCCTTCTTCCTCCCGTTGGTGGTGCCCCGCCGGATGACCTTCGTGGCGAAGGCCGACTACTTCACAGGCACCGGCATGAAGGGCCGGCTGACCGCGGCGTTCTTCCGCGGCGTCGGTCAGATTCCGATCGACCGTTCCGGCGGCGCGGCGTCCAGTGGCGCGCTCCAGTCGGGTTTGAGTGTGCTGCGCAAGGGCGAGTTCTTCGGTATCTACCCCGAGGGCACCCGCAGCCCCGACGGCCGCCTCTACAAGGGCAAGACCGGCGTCGCGCGGTTGGCGCTGGAGGCGAAGGTGCCGGTGATCCCGGTAGCGATGATCGACACCGACAAGGCTCAGCCGACCGGCAAGGTGTTGCCGAAGATCATGCGCATCGGCATCCGCGTCGGCAAGCCGCTGGACTTCTCGCGGTACGAAGGGATGCAGGACGACCGTTTCGTGCTGCGCAGCATCACCGACGAGATCATGTACGAACTGATGCTGTTGTCCGGTCAGGAGTACGTCGACGTCTACGCCTCGACCGTGAAGGACCGCATCGCGGCCCGTGCCAAGGAGATCGGCGGCACCGCCGTGGCAGTCGGCAGTGGAGCCGCCCAGGCGATCGGCCAACGGGTGGCGCGCAAGTCGGGCGAGGACGAGAAGTCGGCCGACGGTGCGGAGCCGGACAGCGACGAGGCGAGCGTCGCGGACGACGTGACGGGCCCTGTGACGGACATCGTGACCGACACTGCGAAGGCGCCGGGCGCCGGGGCGTAG
- a CDS encoding response regulator transcription factor — MSSNVPVPAAQAARSEQASGPRQLSVLLYSDDSATRDAVRVGAGRRPAKDVEIVSWRECATAAAVIDAVEKEHYDLLILDGEAAPTGGLGLTRQLKNEIEDCPKVLVLTGRPADGWLASWSQAEAAVPHPIDPLVLANTIATLARQA; from the coding sequence ATGAGTTCCAACGTCCCGGTTCCGGCGGCCCAAGCCGCGCGCTCGGAGCAGGCCTCCGGCCCCCGTCAGCTCTCGGTACTGCTCTACAGCGATGACAGTGCGACCCGGGACGCCGTGCGCGTCGGTGCGGGTCGCCGTCCGGCCAAGGACGTCGAGATCGTCTCCTGGCGCGAGTGCGCCACCGCTGCTGCTGTGATCGACGCGGTCGAGAAGGAGCACTACGACCTGTTGATCCTCGACGGCGAGGCCGCGCCCACCGGTGGTCTCGGCCTGACCCGACAGTTGAAGAACGAGATTGAGGACTGCCCCAAGGTGCTGGTGCTCACCGGCCGCCCGGCGGACGGGTGGCTCGCCTCCTGGTCGCAGGCCGAAGCGGCGGTGCCGCACCCGATCGACCCGCTCGTGCTCGCCAACACGATCGCGACGCTCGCGCGTCAGGCCTGA
- a CDS encoding alpha/beta hydrolase, which translates to MEGMQIRDGATPIVHDGSRTGVLVAHGFTGSPQSVRPLADDLIGRGFTVRAPRLPGHGTSWQDLDRTKWTDWYAEVESAYSELTERCDHVVAVGLSMGGTLATLLVQRNPEIAGLAVINPVFEIRNWKLRALPVARRVRTTVAGIGGDIKKSGVSAYAYDRMPLRALTSQTQLWHQTTRDLPQITQPVLLVRSKVDHVVPPSNSHLFRSRISSTDVTEVVLENSYHLATLDHDAPLLQDAVADFTTRLGGQS; encoded by the coding sequence ATGGAGGGTATGCAGATCCGCGACGGCGCCACGCCGATCGTCCACGACGGCTCGCGCACCGGCGTTCTCGTCGCCCACGGGTTCACCGGATCACCCCAGTCCGTCCGTCCGCTGGCCGACGACCTGATCGGCCGCGGTTTCACCGTGCGCGCACCACGCCTGCCCGGTCACGGCACCTCGTGGCAAGACCTCGACCGCACCAAGTGGACCGACTGGTACGCCGAGGTCGAAAGCGCCTACAGCGAACTCACCGAACGATGCGACCACGTCGTCGCGGTCGGCCTGTCGATGGGCGGCACCCTCGCCACCCTGTTGGTGCAACGCAACCCCGAGATCGCCGGCCTCGCGGTGATCAACCCGGTGTTCGAGATCCGCAACTGGAAGCTGCGGGCGTTGCCGGTCGCGCGCCGCGTGCGCACCACGGTCGCGGGTATCGGCGGCGACATCAAGAAGTCCGGGGTGTCCGCGTACGCCTACGACCGGATGCCGTTGCGCGCCCTCACCTCACAGACCCAGCTGTGGCACCAGACCACCCGTGACCTTCCCCAAATCACCCAGCCCGTCCTGCTGGTGCGCTCCAAGGTCGACCACGTGGTGCCGCCGTCGAACTCGCACCTGTTCCGTTCCCGCATCTCCAGCACCGACGTCACCGAGGTCGTGCTGGAGAACAGCTACCACCTCGCCACCCTCGACCACGACGCCCCGTTGCTGCAGGACGCCGTCGCGGACTTCACGACCCGACTGGGAGGACAGTCGTGA
- a CDS encoding cytochrome c oxidase subunit 3 has protein sequence MATATTAPSSSPGTNHAVTRPNMTAVGTMVWLSSELMFFAGLFAMYFTIRAVTPDLWAERTDSLNVPFATINTLILVISSVWCQLGVFKAEAGQPARTGSLLQVGKWGMREWYTLTYIFGAIFVSGQVLEYSEMFSEGISIDSDAYGSMFYMTTGFHGLHVTAGLVAFLLIIGRTFTTRRYTHHQATGAIVTSYYWHFVDVVWIALFATIYLLK, from the coding sequence GTGGCGACAGCAACTACGGCTCCCTCGAGCTCCCCCGGAACAAACCACGCGGTGACCCGGCCGAACATGACCGCCGTCGGAACGATGGTGTGGCTCTCCAGCGAGCTGATGTTCTTTGCCGGCCTGTTCGCGATGTACTTCACGATCCGCGCCGTGACCCCTGACCTGTGGGCCGAACGCACCGACTCGCTGAACGTTCCGTTCGCGACCATCAACACCCTGATTCTCGTGATCTCGTCGGTGTGGTGCCAGCTCGGTGTCTTCAAGGCCGAAGCCGGTCAGCCGGCCCGCACCGGCTCGCTGCTGCAGGTCGGCAAGTGGGGCATGCGCGAGTGGTACACCCTCACCTACATCTTCGGCGCGATCTTCGTGTCGGGGCAGGTGCTGGAGTACTCCGAGATGTTCTCCGAGGGAATCTCGATCGACTCCGACGCCTACGGCTCGATGTTCTACATGACCACCGGCTTCCACGGTCTGCACGTGACCGCGGGCCTGGTCGCGTTCCTGCTGATCATCGGCCGCACCTTCACGACCCGCCGCTACACCCACCACCAGGCCACCGGCGCCATCGTGACCTCGTACTACTGGCACTTCGTCGACGTCGTGTGGATCGCCTTGTTCGCAACGATCTACCTGCTGAAGTGA
- a CDS encoding SRPBCC family protein, translating to MADSTQSSIDIAADPATVLDIIADFEAYPEWATQVKRAEVLSEDDLGWPLQVEFELDAAPIRASYVLEYDWDVTEDGTGTVDWHLVSSDLLKGLDGTYTITAVGDGCAVNYKLAVALKLPVIGALRNKAERTIIDTALDGLRKRAEG from the coding sequence ATGGCCGACAGCACCCAGTCCTCGATCGACATCGCAGCCGACCCGGCAACCGTCCTCGACATCATCGCCGACTTCGAGGCGTACCCCGAGTGGGCGACGCAGGTGAAGCGCGCCGAGGTGCTCTCCGAGGACGACCTCGGGTGGCCGCTCCAGGTCGAGTTCGAGCTCGACGCCGCCCCGATCCGCGCGAGCTACGTGTTGGAGTACGACTGGGACGTGACCGAGGACGGCACCGGCACCGTCGACTGGCACCTCGTCAGCTCCGACCTGCTCAAGGGGCTCGACGGCACCTACACGATCACTGCGGTCGGTGACGGGTGCGCCGTCAACTACAAGCTCGCGGTGGCGCTCAAGCTGCCGGTCATCGGTGCGCTGCGCAACAAGGCGGAGCGCACCATCATCGACACCGCGCTCGACGGACTGAGGAAGCGCGCCGAGGGGTGA
- a CDS encoding endonuclease/exonuclease/phosphatase family protein, producing the protein MSEVRPGHVLRVVSYNVRAFKDDTDALVDLVRMMDPDVLLVQEAPRHPFAGHRIARFAQQCGLTWSDGKRGWMSTTLLTSLRVHLHDCVHRNLVVRKGDEPRGYALATVSLPGHRPVHVASLHMSLRSDERKLQADTVLGALQPDAMPAIIGGDLNETPGHDVWKLFGQTLHEATPDAFTFPSTGPVKRIDAIFASTSLPHSQPLFALDPAQLARATDHLPIYADFDLSSLAK; encoded by the coding sequence GTGAGTGAGGTGCGTCCCGGCCATGTGCTGCGGGTGGTGTCGTACAACGTGCGGGCCTTCAAGGACGACACGGACGCGCTCGTCGACCTGGTGCGCATGATGGACCCCGACGTGTTGCTCGTGCAGGAAGCGCCCCGGCACCCCTTCGCCGGCCACCGCATCGCGCGTTTCGCGCAGCAGTGCGGGTTGACCTGGAGCGACGGCAAGCGCGGCTGGATGAGCACCACCTTGTTGACGAGCCTGCGGGTGCACCTGCACGACTGCGTGCATCGCAACCTGGTGGTGCGCAAGGGTGACGAACCGCGCGGCTACGCGCTGGCGACGGTCAGCCTCCCCGGGCACCGTCCGGTGCATGTCGCGAGCCTGCACATGTCGCTGCGTTCGGACGAGCGCAAGCTGCAGGCCGACACGGTGCTGGGCGCGCTGCAACCCGACGCGATGCCCGCGATCATCGGCGGTGACCTCAACGAGACCCCGGGCCACGACGTGTGGAAGTTGTTCGGCCAGACCCTGCACGAGGCGACCCCGGACGCGTTCACCTTCCCCTCCACCGGCCCGGTGAAGCGGATCGACGCCATCTTCGCGTCGACGTCGTTGCCCCACTCGCAGCCGTTGTTCGCCCTCGACCCGGCGCAGCTCGCCCGCGCGACCGACCACCTGCCGATCTACGCGGACTTCGATCTCAGTTCCCTCGCGAAATAG
- a CDS encoding DEDD exonuclease domain-containing protein has translation MHTTPVAVQGTLDDLGTPLSEVTFVVLDLETTGGKPAGSNITEIGAVKVRGGVVLGEFQTLVRPGEPIPAFVSVLTGISNAMVASAPRIDRVLGSFLEFLGEGVVVAHNAPYDVGFLKAACRETGEQWPRPAVVDTAHLARQLVTADEAPNRKLGTLASLFGTTTTPDHRALHDARATVDVLHALIDRVGNLGVHSLEELQTYSKRVTPGQRRKRVLADDLPSAPGVYVFKDANGQALYVGTSVDIRKRVRSYFTESEKRARMRDMVRLAEEVTPVVCQTALEAQVRELRLIAEHKPRFNRRSRYPERAVWLKLTDEAFPRLSVVSSVRDDSPGYVGPFGSKAAAELAMTALHDVLPLRRCTKRLSRKGDSTACALFDLGKCGAPCIGQQSVDDYAAIADEARSMLTADARPVVDALLDRMNALGAQGRYEDAAAVRDRLLAFVRGAARAQRLDPLARTPEVVAARPGALGGWEVVCIRYGRFAGTTLTPRGADPMPYIAALRETAEVVAAPVAPAPAALTEETERVLHWLEQPGVRIVHTEGVWVCPVNGAGGSRNRLERLMDAGSGGGARVAG, from the coding sequence ATGCACACCACGCCGGTCGCCGTCCAGGGCACCCTCGACGATCTCGGCACCCCGCTGTCCGAGGTCACCTTCGTGGTGCTCGACCTCGAGACCACCGGCGGCAAGCCGGCCGGCAGCAACATCACCGAGATCGGGGCGGTCAAGGTGCGCGGTGGTGTCGTGCTCGGCGAGTTCCAGACGCTCGTGCGCCCCGGTGAGCCGATCCCGGCGTTCGTGTCGGTGCTCACCGGCATCAGCAACGCGATGGTGGCGAGCGCGCCCCGCATCGACCGGGTGCTCGGGTCGTTCCTCGAGTTCCTCGGTGAGGGCGTCGTGGTCGCCCACAACGCGCCCTACGACGTGGGCTTCCTCAAGGCGGCCTGTCGAGAGACCGGCGAGCAGTGGCCGCGGCCCGCTGTGGTCGACACCGCTCACCTGGCCCGGCAACTCGTCACCGCCGACGAAGCCCCCAACCGCAAGCTCGGCACCCTCGCCTCGTTGTTCGGCACGACCACGACGCCCGACCACCGCGCGTTGCACGACGCCCGCGCCACCGTCGATGTGCTGCATGCCCTGATCGATCGCGTCGGCAATCTGGGGGTGCACAGCCTCGAGGAGCTGCAGACCTACAGCAAGCGGGTCACTCCCGGGCAGCGGCGCAAACGGGTGCTCGCCGACGATCTCCCGAGCGCGCCCGGCGTCTACGTCTTCAAGGACGCGAACGGTCAGGCGCTGTACGTCGGCACCTCGGTCGACATCCGCAAGCGGGTGCGCAGCTACTTCACCGAGAGCGAGAAGCGCGCACGGATGCGCGACATGGTGCGGCTGGCCGAGGAGGTCACGCCGGTGGTGTGCCAGACGGCGCTGGAGGCTCAGGTGCGCGAGCTGCGGCTGATCGCCGAGCACAAGCCGCGCTTCAACCGACGGTCGCGCTACCCCGAGCGCGCCGTCTGGCTGAAGCTCACCGACGAGGCGTTCCCCCGGTTGTCGGTGGTCTCCAGCGTGCGCGACGACAGCCCGGGCTACGTCGGCCCGTTCGGTTCGAAGGCCGCCGCCGAACTCGCGATGACCGCTCTGCACGACGTGCTTCCGCTGCGTCGCTGCACCAAACGTCTCAGCCGCAAGGGCGATTCTACCGCGTGTGCGCTGTTCGACCTCGGCAAGTGCGGCGCCCCGTGCATCGGACAGCAGTCGGTCGACGACTACGCCGCGATCGCCGACGAGGCTCGCTCGATGCTGACCGCCGATGCCCGACCGGTGGTCGACGCGCTGCTCGACCGGATGAACGCGCTCGGTGCACAAGGTCGGTACGAGGATGCCGCCGCGGTCCGCGACCGCCTGCTCGCGTTCGTGCGGGGTGCGGCTCGCGCCCAACGCCTCGACCCGCTGGCACGCACCCCGGAAGTGGTGGCCGCCCGGCCCGGCGCCCTGGGCGGATGGGAGGTCGTGTGCATCCGATACGGCCGGTTCGCCGGCACGACGCTCACCCCCAGGGGCGCCGACCCGATGCCCTACATCGCCGCGCTGCGCGAGACCGCCGAGGTCGTCGCGGCCCCGGTCGCACCCGCGCCGGCGGCCCTCACCGAGGAGACCGAGCGGGTGCTGCACTGGCTCGAGCAACCGGGCGTGCGCATCGTGCACACCGAAGGGGTGTGGGTCTGCCCGGTCAACGGTGCCGGAGGCTCTCGCAACCGGTTGGAGCGGTTGATGGACGCCGGTTCGGGCGGCGGCGCTAGGGTGGCCGGGTGA
- a CDS encoding Lrp/AsnC family transcriptional regulator: MISAIVLISADVHRIPEVAQAIAEIDGICEVYSVTGDVDLIAVAKVARHEEFADVIADRLNKVEGVIDSRTHIAFRTYSKDDLGAAFALGLDE; encoded by the coding sequence GTGATCTCCGCCATCGTCCTCATCAGCGCCGACGTCCACCGCATCCCCGAGGTCGCCCAGGCGATCGCCGAGATCGACGGCATCTGCGAGGTCTACTCGGTGACCGGCGATGTCGACCTCATCGCGGTCGCGAAGGTGGCCCGCCACGAGGAGTTCGCCGACGTCATCGCCGACCGGTTGAACAAGGTCGAAGGCGTGATCGACTCGCGCACCCACATCGCGTTCCGCACCTACTCCAAGGACGACCTGGGCGCAGCCTTCGCGCTCGGCCTCGACGAGTAG
- the trpD gene encoding anthranilate phosphoribosyltransferase — translation MVAAPGTEHTWSEVLNTLTTGHDLDVQQASWAMDQIMSGNASESQLGAFLAALRAKGETVAELRGLADQMIEHAQPISIEGETLDIVGTGGDRAHTVNISSMSSIVCAGAGAKIVKHGNRASSSSSGAADVMEALGVRLDLTPAQVKQVVDTAGITFCFAQTFHPSMRFAAAARRDMGIPTAFNVLGPMTNPANPRYRAVGVADPRVAPLVAGVFAERGQQAAVFRGDDGLDELTLSTTSTVWWVRDGEISQHTLDPVALGLSRAPLEDLRGGDATYNAQVVRDVLAGATGPVRDAVLLNSGIALAVVAAGQGPGRFGADNDLDAAVRRGIARAAESIDGGAAAAALQRWTDATHAA, via the coding sequence GTGGTGGCGGCACCCGGCACCGAACACACGTGGTCCGAGGTCCTCAACACCTTGACCACCGGCCACGACCTCGACGTCCAGCAGGCGTCATGGGCAATGGACCAGATCATGTCCGGCAATGCGTCCGAGTCACAGCTCGGCGCGTTCCTTGCTGCGCTTCGCGCCAAGGGCGAGACCGTCGCGGAACTGCGCGGCTTGGCCGACCAGATGATCGAGCACGCCCAGCCGATCTCGATCGAGGGCGAGACGCTCGACATCGTCGGCACCGGCGGTGACCGCGCACACACCGTGAACATCTCGTCGATGTCGTCGATCGTGTGCGCCGGCGCCGGCGCGAAGATCGTCAAGCACGGCAACCGGGCATCGTCCTCCTCGTCCGGCGCGGCCGACGTCATGGAGGCGCTCGGAGTGCGGCTCGACCTCACTCCGGCGCAGGTGAAGCAGGTCGTCGACACCGCCGGCATCACCTTCTGCTTCGCCCAGACCTTCCACCCGAGCATGCGCTTCGCGGCCGCGGCTCGGCGCGACATGGGCATCCCGACCGCGTTCAACGTGCTCGGTCCGATGACCAACCCCGCCAACCCGCGATACCGCGCCGTCGGTGTCGCCGACCCGCGGGTTGCACCGCTGGTCGCGGGTGTCTTCGCCGAGCGTGGCCAGCAGGCAGCGGTCTTCCGCGGCGACGACGGTCTCGACGAGCTCACCCTGTCGACCACCTCGACGGTCTGGTGGGTGCGCGACGGTGAGATCTCGCAGCACACGCTCGACCCGGTGGCGCTCGGTCTGTCGCGCGCGCCGCTGGAAGACCTGCGTGGCGGCGACGCCACGTACAACGCGCAGGTGGTGCGCGACGTGCTGGCCGGTGCGACCGGACCGGTGCGCGACGCCGTGCTGCTCAACTCGGGGATCGCGTTGGCCGTCGTGGCGGCGGGGCAGGGCCCCGGACGGTTCGGAGCGGACAACGATCTCGACGCCGCCGTGCGCCGCGGGATCGCCCGCGCCGCCGAGTCGATCGACGGCGGAGCAGCGGCGGCCGCGCTGCAGCGCTGGACCGACGCGACCCACGCAGCCTGA